Proteins from a genomic interval of candidate division KSB1 bacterium:
- a CDS encoding citrate synthase/methylcitrate synthase: MSAREVNELIRQAADKAARETDSEPEPGLTEEINWPIEVKLQRGLAGAISNTTQIGYVNGAKGWLIYRGYNCFDLAEKSSFEETCYLLLYGKLPNSSELNAFDEKLKKYRTVPQPVLDVLKMIPTKSSHPMSALATTISMLGNLDAQSEDTSVENETEISLKLISQMATLAGAIGRIREGKDQVSPNPELSHAGNFLYMLTGNVPDEMSERIMDVSLILHADHGMNASTFTTMVVNSSLSDMYSSVVGGICSLKGPLHGGANEQVVLSLQEIGSVDNVNTWYQKKRAAKEKVMGFGHRVYKAYDPRARIFGPIAKLLAEKNTENKIIYEIAAKLEEIVVSELGMERKIFPNVDFYSGIIYKAMGIDTNMFTPIFAVSRIAGWTARALEYLADNRLFRPRAVYTGPTKIDYKPIAER, translated from the coding sequence CAAGGGAAGTCAATGAATTGATTCGGCAGGCTGCAGACAAAGCCGCACGCGAAACCGATTCCGAACCTGAACCCGGGCTAACGGAAGAGATCAACTGGCCGATTGAAGTAAAGTTGCAAAGAGGTCTCGCAGGGGCGATTTCCAATACAACTCAAATTGGTTACGTCAACGGCGCTAAAGGGTGGTTGATTTACCGCGGATATAATTGTTTTGATTTGGCAGAAAAATCGAGCTTTGAAGAGACGTGTTATTTGCTACTCTACGGAAAACTGCCCAACTCCTCTGAGTTGAACGCTTTTGACGAAAAACTCAAAAAATACCGTACTGTTCCCCAGCCAGTACTCGATGTTTTAAAAATGATTCCCACAAAATCGAGTCACCCCATGTCAGCTTTGGCAACCACTATTTCTATGCTTGGCAATTTAGATGCACAGTCGGAGGACACTTCCGTTGAAAATGAAACCGAAATTTCTCTCAAACTGATTTCACAAATGGCGACGTTAGCCGGGGCCATTGGTAGAATCCGTGAAGGAAAAGACCAGGTGTCGCCAAATCCGGAATTGAGTCATGCGGGAAACTTCCTTTATATGCTAACCGGCAACGTTCCTGACGAAATGAGTGAGCGCATCATGGATGTTTCTCTGATTTTGCACGCCGATCACGGTATGAATGCGTCGACTTTTACAACAATGGTGGTAAATTCTTCTTTGTCCGATATGTACAGTTCAGTCGTCGGCGGAATCTGCAGTTTGAAAGGTCCCTTGCATGGCGGTGCGAACGAACAAGTTGTGCTCAGTTTACAGGAAATCGGCAGCGTTGACAATGTCAATACGTGGTATCAGAAAAAACGCGCAGCCAAAGAGAAAGTGATGGGATTTGGACACCGCGTTTACAAAGCTTACGATCCCCGCGCAAGAATATTTGGCCCCATTGCAAAGCTCCTGGCTGAAAAGAATACTGAAAATAAGATCATTTATGAAATCGCTGCAAAACTGGAAGAAATAGTAGTTTCTGAATTAGGCATGGAACGAAAGATTTTTCCGAACGTTGATTTTTACTCGGGAATTATTTACAAAGCGATGGGCATTGACACGAACATGTTTACGCCTATTTTTGCGGTCAGCAGAATTGCCGGCTGGACTGCACGAGCGTTGGAATATTTGGCCGACAATCGTCTGTTCAGGCCGCGAGCGGTTTACACCGGACCGACAAAAATTGATTATAAGCCTATCGCGGAAAGATAG
- a CDS encoding acyl-CoA dehydrogenase family protein, producing the protein MDSIKYIERTQSMKTGGDFLTKQICTEEIFTREKFSPEQEEIAKTVEEFARERIRPNKQEIEKYNKDLSLQLLRECGELGLLSVDIPEKYDGLGLDKVTSAIVAETMGFGLCASFSATMGAHSGIGTLPIVFFGNDPQRGKYLPKLGTAELVSAYCLTEPESGSDALAAKSTAVLSEDGKNYVLNGTKQFITNASWADLFIIFANVDGKFTGFIVERTTPGLSIGPEEKKMGIKGSSTCTVYLENVHVPVENVLGEIGQGAAIAFNTLNIGRFKLGAGTLGACKAATEETLQYASERKQFGQSIRNFDVIKGYFADMVIRTFALDSIIYKTVGLIDQAVSEIDESSPTYNKEVAEAIERYAIEASICKVVGSETLWFVADKGLQIYGGYGFIEEYPMASVLRDNRIDRIFEGTNEINRQIISGYFLKKALMEELPIREKIKENGNGLAGMDDHLDVLSKEKRGIEAAKAAVLYVFNEAICKYGQDLPNEQQIGSLLSDLFSDIYLVDSVLKRVIQKFATSEVDRNWLAIARVFSAEKFYEISSSCKKIISSILENKALEDGLSGLDTFDKKMHLTTNVFELKRQVAENLYEKN; encoded by the coding sequence ATGGATTCAATTAAGTATATTGAAAGGACGCAAAGCATGAAAACCGGCGGTGATTTTCTTACCAAACAAATCTGCACCGAAGAGATTTTTACTCGCGAGAAGTTCTCACCCGAACAAGAAGAAATCGCTAAAACAGTAGAAGAGTTTGCACGAGAGCGAATTCGTCCCAACAAGCAGGAGATCGAGAAATACAACAAAGATCTGTCTCTCCAACTGCTGAGAGAATGCGGTGAGCTTGGCCTTTTAAGCGTCGATATTCCGGAAAAGTATGACGGTCTTGGCCTCGACAAAGTCACATCCGCCATCGTAGCGGAAACTATGGGATTCGGGTTATGTGCCTCTTTTTCCGCAACCATGGGCGCGCATTCCGGTATCGGCACCCTGCCGATCGTCTTTTTTGGAAACGACCCCCAAAGGGGAAAATATCTTCCGAAGCTTGGCACCGCTGAGCTGGTCTCCGCCTACTGTTTAACCGAACCCGAATCCGGGTCCGACGCATTAGCTGCGAAAAGCACGGCAGTTTTATCCGAAGATGGCAAAAACTATGTGCTGAATGGTACCAAGCAGTTCATCACCAATGCCAGTTGGGCCGATCTGTTTATCATTTTTGCCAATGTCGACGGTAAATTTACCGGCTTCATTGTCGAGCGCACCACGCCGGGTTTGTCCATTGGGCCCGAGGAGAAAAAGATGGGCATCAAAGGGTCGTCAACCTGCACGGTTTATCTGGAAAATGTCCACGTACCGGTTGAAAATGTTCTGGGAGAAATCGGTCAAGGTGCCGCGATTGCGTTTAACACGCTGAATATCGGCCGGTTTAAATTAGGAGCCGGGACTTTAGGTGCTTGCAAAGCTGCAACTGAGGAAACTCTGCAATACGCTTCGGAAAGAAAACAGTTTGGACAATCGATTAGAAATTTTGATGTCATCAAAGGGTATTTTGCGGATATGGTTATTCGCACATTTGCACTTGACAGCATTATTTATAAAACCGTCGGGCTCATCGACCAAGCTGTCTCTGAAATCGATGAGTCCTCACCGACTTACAACAAAGAAGTTGCCGAAGCCATTGAAAGATACGCCATCGAAGCCTCGATTTGTAAAGTTGTGGGCAGTGAAACCCTGTGGTTTGTAGCAGACAAAGGCCTGCAAATTTACGGCGGCTACGGCTTTATCGAAGAGTATCCTATGGCTTCTGTTTTGCGTGATAACCGTATAGATAGAATTTTTGAAGGAACCAATGAAATCAATCGTCAAATCATCTCGGGTTATTTCTTGAAAAAAGCGCTGATGGAAGAACTGCCGATTAGAGAGAAAATAAAAGAGAATGGCAATGGGCTCGCCGGGATGGATGATCATTTGGACGTTCTTTCTAAGGAAAAACGTGGAATCGAAGCAGCCAAGGCAGCGGTGCTTTATGTCTTTAATGAAGCCATTTGTAAATACGGACAAGACCTTCCCAATGAGCAGCAGATCGGCTCTTTGCTCAGCGATTTGTTTTCGGATATTTATTTGGTGGACAGCGTTCTCAAAAGGGTGATTCAAAAGTTTGCCACTTCTGAAGTCGATCGCAATTGGCTGGCAATTGCCCGCGTTTTTTCTGCTGAAAAGTTCTATGAAATAAGTTCGTCATGCAAAAAAATAATTTCTTCTATTTTAGAAAACAAAGCATTGGAAGATGGACTAAGCGGCTTAGATACATTTGACAAAAAAATGCATTTGACGACAAATGTATTTGAGTTGAAGCGTCAAGTTGCAGAAAATTTGTATGAAAAGAATTAA
- a CDS encoding thiolase family protein — MSNQDRFTVIIDAARSPIGVKNGKLVGIRADDLAAQVIKGLLERNPKFPKAKIEDVVLGCAFPEASQGMLIARGVSVLAGIPEQAGAKVVNRFCGSSMDAVHQVDRAILVGDIEAGIGGGVEDMFSIPMGGFNPSLNPKLAEMQFYMGMGETAENLAKDGNISREAQDKFAVDSHEKALDALKNNRFEKEIIPIQVNGTIVKQDEGPRQPDLEKIKSLAPAFLKDGSVTAATSSPFSMGASAMLLASNEMALELDLQPKAKIVARAFAGVDWKRMGMGPIPATEKALKRAGMTINDIDVIELNEAFAAQSIYVIEKAGWPMDKVNLNGGAIALGHPLGCSGARILTTLLNVMEQKKARTGLATMCIGGGQGIATIIERV, encoded by the coding sequence ATGTCAAATCAGGATAGATTTACGGTAATAATCGATGCGGCGCGCAGTCCAATCGGCGTTAAAAACGGCAAGCTGGTTGGGATTCGTGCTGATGATTTGGCCGCGCAAGTGATCAAAGGTTTGCTGGAAAGAAACCCGAAATTTCCCAAAGCTAAAATCGAGGATGTGGTTTTAGGGTGTGCTTTTCCAGAAGCGTCTCAGGGCATGCTGATCGCTCGTGGTGTATCAGTTCTTGCCGGTATTCCTGAGCAGGCTGGCGCGAAGGTGGTCAACCGTTTTTGTGGATCTTCCATGGATGCAGTTCACCAGGTCGACCGCGCCATTTTAGTCGGTGACATCGAGGCAGGAATTGGCGGCGGTGTCGAGGATATGTTTTCCATACCCATGGGTGGGTTTAATCCGAGCCTTAATCCGAAATTAGCAGAAATGCAGTTTTACATGGGCATGGGGGAGACCGCTGAGAATCTCGCTAAAGATGGCAATATCAGCCGAGAGGCACAGGATAAATTCGCAGTTGATTCACACGAAAAAGCGCTGGACGCCTTGAAAAACAATCGCTTTGAAAAAGAAATTATTCCGATTCAAGTGAACGGCACAATTGTCAAGCAGGACGAAGGTCCGCGCCAACCTGATTTGGAAAAAATAAAATCACTTGCGCCCGCTTTTCTCAAAGATGGCAGCGTCACCGCAGCTACCAGCAGTCCTTTTTCAATGGGCGCTTCAGCCATGTTGCTGGCCAGTAATGAAATGGCTCTCGAATTAGATTTGCAGCCAAAGGCGAAAATAGTCGCCCGCGCATTCGCAGGTGTCGATTGGAAGCGTATGGGCATGGGCCCAATTCCAGCGACTGAAAAAGCCCTGAAGAGGGCCGGCATGACTATCAACGATATAGACGTGATTGAGTTAAACGAGGCATTCGCAGCTCAATCTATATATGTTATTGAAAAAGCTGGCTGGCCAATGGACAAAGTTAACTTGAACGGCGGTGCTATTGCATTGGGTCATCCACTTGGGTGTTCGGGTGCACGAATTTTAACCACGTTGCTGAACGTCATGGAACAAAAGAAAGCCAGAACGGGTCTCGCCACCATGTGCATCGGCGGCGGTCAAGGAATCGCAACTATCATAGAGAGAGTGTAG